A stretch of Hydractinia symbiolongicarpus strain clone_291-10 chromosome 9, HSymV2.1, whole genome shotgun sequence DNA encodes these proteins:
- the LOC130656960 gene encoding probable E3 ubiquitin-protein ligase HECTD2, which produces MMSETCATYHPVTRPPTNPGLRSRKTSRDHMQNNPDALCHVKRNSKHSKVYNKQERKLVIHNTMNPNNMTVERSLSMNNLKNTSLSDSHRSLSASNLYALTDPNLSLKQAVSKKPYDKPNTSFAKEKAMFTAWTQKYFHQVTVGCGNKNCLNRFCKSSVHAKKFNQSMAALLSIELSCYKDQYLCIRDEKKQQATVLGDNIFKTDSLLDSSTTTDNGNIAMPFLYKFYSTSPFRSLFLPCPLTSSGLGLYKTHSHNELPTSNNYSVSSVTKRLQNHLKVITSTISSSLNNLWKASSANEEQKPSMSAESGNTELEDSDEQENHKTFVTRKRLPSIRIFGEDHAVDTDCNTFENIDEFETGVAEEFRQDATDEADYDKNVGAEVVDDGEENIDGYSLTHLTLDMFDSVVTNYYECKDESFLINTLRTVFSSWDALSLSFSEEGLKKKNDFPFNINSSDVEKMFQTLVIMENSDKFVATLIDTVQVLLLSKKYSITKPSELKPLIIILKIPFLFEHYPMVQQLTAVISHLSTVCRDVLICYLSDLKKEKFTHLLQGFKSLISNETSWVVPSLKNNTSLVNLCKTLSVIYKANILKGDYNTIVDPSHFYCHGLTKKIDFKQEYAFWKKQRQGIGESILDYPFLLEPTVKVQVMHVDAITQMREEYQDAIVHQARVQQVQKSWSDFDDASPLSNEVRSAMCPYLLLEIRRENFIQDTIKQLHEKSSDFKKPLKIKYTSGGEQGLDMGGLQKEFFQVVVESMFDPDFSMFTLSEDGHQVWFNAFSFESNVMFEFIGILLGLAIYNGIILDIHFPLLVYKKLLGFPVVLDDLKEMQPTLCSGLEQLLQYDGDVENDFLLTFEVSHNIFGRTIKTDLVANGSDVMVTNDNRKHFVDLYVDTILNRSIEKQFKAFRRGFYQVCHGPTIQLFTPPELELLICGSPDLDFKALESVTEYKDGFTKTHALMLEFWQIVHEFTFKQKQALLMFVTGSYRVPLKGLGSMSFYIQRNGPDSNNLPTSMTCFNRLLLPEYNTGAKLKRMLLLAIENSKGFGLT; this is translated from the exons ATGATGAGTGAAACTTGTGCCACCTACCATCCTGTGACCAGACCCCCAACAAATCCAGGCCTTCGGTCTAGAAAAACCTCAAGAGATCACATGCAAAACAATCCAGATGCACTATGCCATGTCAAGCGAAACTCTAagcattcaaaagtatacaacaagCAAGAGAGAAAACTAGTTATACATAATACAATGAACCCAAATAATATGACAGTTGAACGTTCATTAAGTATGAACAACCTAAAAAACACATCTTTAAGTGATAGTCATCGGTCATTAAGTGCAAGCAATTTGTATGCACTCACAGATCCTAACTTGTCTCTAAAGCAAGCTGTTTCTAAAAAGCCATATGACAAACCAAACACATCATTCGCCAAGGAAAAAGCAATGTTTACTGCCTGGACACAAAAGTACTTTCACCAGGTAACAGTTGGTTGTGGTAATAAGAACTGTTTGAACAGATTTTGTAAATCTTCTGTCCATGCAAAGAAATTTAACCAAAGCATGGCTGCCTTACTAAGCATAGAGTTATCATGCTACAAAGATCAATATTTGTGTATTAGAGATGAGAAAAAACAGCAGGCTACTGTTTTaggtgataacatttttaaaaccgatTCACTTTTAGACAGTTCCACTACTACTGACAATGGAAATATAGCTATGCcatttctgtataaattttactCAACATCACCTTTTCGAAGTTTGTTTCTTCCATGCCCATTGACATCATCTGGGCTGGGATTGTATAAAACGCACAGTCATAACGAGCTTCCCACAAGTAACAATTATTCTGTAAGCTCTGTCACAAAGAGATTGCAGAATCATCTAAAGGTTATTACTTCGACCATATCGTCCAGTTTAAACAACTTATGGAAAGCTTCAAGCGCCAACGAAGAGCAAAAACCTTCTATGTCTGCAGAGAGTGGGAATACTGAATTAGAAGATTCTGATGAACAAGAAAACCATAAAACATTCGTTACACGTAAACGTCTTCCAAGTATTCGGATATTTGGAGAAGACCATGCTGTTGACACAGATTGCAATACGTTTGAAAATATTGACGAATTTGAAACAGGTGTTGCAGAGGAGTTTCGCCAAGATGCTACTGATGAAGCTGACTATGATAAAAATGTTGGTGCTGAAGTGGTTGATGACGGGGAAGAAAACATAGATGGTTACTCATTGACACATTTAACATTGGATATGTTTGACTCTGTTGTGACAAATTATTACGAATGCAAGGATGAATCGTTTTTAATTAACACACTCCGTACAGTGTTTTCTTCATGGGATGCATTATCACTGAGTTTTTCAGAAGAGGGACTAAAGAAAAAGAATGATTTCCCATTCAACATAAACTCTTCTGATGtggaaaaaatgtttcaaacgTTAGTAATTATGGAAAACTCTGATAAATTTGTTGCCACTTTGATTGACACTGTACAAGTGttattgttatcaaaaaaatacaGTATTACTAAGCCGAGCGAGTTGAAGCCGTTAATTATTATACTAAAGATACCATTTTTATTTGAACACTATCCGATGGTTCAGCAGCTAACGGCTGTAATAAGTCACTTGTCAACTGTATGCAGGGATGTGTTAATTTGTTATCTCTCAGATCTCAAGAAGGAGAAGTTTACTCACTTGTTACAG GGTTTTAAATCATTGATTTCAAATGAAACATCCTGGGTTGTACCCTCATTGAAGAATAATACTAGCTTGGTGAATTTGTGCAAAACATTGAGTGTGATTTATAAGGCTAACATACTGAAAGGGGATTACAACACTATCGTAGATCCTAGTCATTTTTATTGCCATGGACTCACAAAGAAAATTGATTTCAAGCAAGAATATGCTTTTTGGAAAAAACA GAGACAAGGAATTGGAGAGTCAATACTGGATTATCCTTTTTTACTTGAACCCACTGTGAAG GTGCAAGTGATGCATGTTGATGCTATCACACAAATGCGTGAAGAATACCAGGACGCCATTGTACACCAGGCTCGCGTGCAGCAAGTTCAGAAATCATGGAGTGATTTTGACGATGCGTCACCACTCTCCAATGAAGTGAGGTCGGCTATGTGTCCATACCTGTTGTTAGAAATCCGGCGAGAAAACTTTATTCAAGACACAATTAAACAGCTGCACGAAAAG AGTTCTGATTTTAAGAAACCATTAAAAATCAAGTACACCTCCGGTGGAGAGCAAGGACTGGATATGGGAGGCTTGCAAAAGGAATTTTTCCAAGTTGTTGTTGAGAGCATGTTTGACCCAG ATTTCAGCATGTTTACGTTATCAGAGGATGGCCATCAAGTTTGGTTTAATGCCTTCTCGTTTGAATCCAACGTCATGTTCGAATTCATTGGAATCCTCTTGGGCTTGGCCATCTACAATGGTATAATACTAGACATTCATTTCCCGTTACTCGTGTACAAGAAATTACTTGGGTTCCCTGTGGTTTTGGATGACTTAAAGGAGATGCAGCCCACGCTTTGCAGTGGTTTGGAGCAATTGCTTCAATATGACGGAGACGTggaaaatgattttcttttaaCGTTCGAG GTGTCTCACAACATTTTTGGACGCACTATCAAAACGGATCTGGTTGCTAACGGCAGTGACGTGATGGTGACGAACGACAATCGAAAGCATTTCGTCGATTTGTATGTGGATACAATTCTTAACAGAAGTATCGAGAAACAGTTTAAAGCTTTTAGGAGGGGTTTTTACCag GTGTGTCACGGCCCTACCATTCAGCTGTTCACACCGCCTGAGTTGGAGTTACTCATATGTGGCAGCCCGGATTTGGATTTTAAAGCTTTGGAAAGTGTGACTGAGTATAAAGATGGCTTCACGAAGACCCATGCGCTGATGCTTGAGTTCTGGCAGATCGTGCACGAGTTCACGTTCAAGCAGAAACAAGCATTGTTGATGTTCGTTACTGGAAGTTATCGCGTGCCTCTCAAAGGTCTCGGTTCCATGTCGTTTTACATCCAACGTAACGGACCCGATTCGAATAACTTGCCCACGTCCATGACTTGCTTCAATCGACTGTTACTTCCAGAGTACAACACTGGAGCCAAGCTGAAGAGAATGCTTCTGCTGGCTATTGAGAACTCGAAGGGATTTGGTTTGACTTAA
- the LOC130656964 gene encoding homeobox protein 2-like: MQNQIHPLYALNLQAPSAHHFNATHTVPRSSNIHVDLNRNSLPHRSIYDRKTPKYFPNYDRMMNTSYVMRNKMSRLPFLPYPPQHPSCYKTAMESKPEYNQNKPSWPFDVGDHCTELLNRDKHYWTEDETGLMLELYEENREYFSDARTKKTKLWTVIANMINKKFSTNVNSEQCSQKYRNMKAEYLKISDSDLQEGEKKFGRHYHQMKRLIDSEERYVHLYENWLTKEKNNDDNTSPCSSSSSCKLSPSNNNNNPPNNHSTKLPNDDVKNISSHVENDGNDVETQHLKGVEIDTDVEMSSHSEESSDLNMVDEEIPAGNAESIIATEETEKNSDKNEHESDKNESHFQQNRNESDINNEKKILGSNEVESDNCEAKPNESGESESDTNLNNEITVDNSKNETNLKDDKQKIDSNNEKNEERKIDKNTNSPLQLNFQVEAPQALTTFHEELNSIFTYYRTSQKDFWEKYEQKEKENIRCMKKCVDLLYKVCRLKLSQKI; the protein is encoded by the coding sequence ATGCAGAATCAAATTCATCCCCTCTACGCGTTAAACCTGCAAGCACCCTCCGCTCATCACTTTAATGCAACTCACACTGTACCCAGATCAAGTAACATCCACGTCGACTTAAACCGCAACAGTCTTCCGCATCGGTCAATATACGACAGGAAAACACCGAAATATTTTCCCAATTACGATCGGATGATGAATACGTCATACGTGATGCGGAATAAAATGTCTCGTTTACCATTTTTGCCTTATCCACCCCAACATCCATCTTGTTATAAGACAGCTATGGAGAGTAAACCAGaatataatcaaaacaaacCTAGTTGGCCGTTTGACGTTGGTGATCATTGTACTGAGCTTTTAAACCGGGATAAACATTACTGGACAGAAGACGAAACTGGTTTAATGCTCGAGCTCTACGAAGAAAATCGAGAATACTTCTCCGACGCCCGGACGAAGAAAACtaaactttggacagtgatTGCTAacatgataaataaaaaattcagtacAAATGTCAACTCGGAGCAATGCAGTCAGAAGTACCGAAATATGAAAGCGGAATATTTGAAAATCTCAGACTCCGATCTTCAAGAAGGGGAGAAGAAATTCGGTCGGCATTATCATCAAATGAAACGTCTAATCGACTCCGAAGAACGTTACGTACATTTGTATGAAAACTGGTtaacgaaagaaaaaaacaacgacGACAACACGTCGCCGTGTAGTAGCTCCTCCTCGTGTAAATTAAGTCCGtctaataataacaacaacccACCAAACAATCATTCGACGAAGTTGCCAAACGACGACGTGAAAAATATTTCAAGCCACGTTGAAAACGACGGCAATGATGTGGAAACACAGCATCTGAAGGGCGTGGAGATAGACACCGACGTTGAAATGTCTTCCCACAGTGAAGAGTCGTCAGACTTGAACATGGTTGATGAAGAGATTCCCGCCGGCAACGCTGAAAGTATCATCGCCACAgaagaaacagagaaaaacTCCGATAAAAACGAACACGAGTCCGACAAAAACGAGAGCCATTTTCAACAAAACAGAAACGAGTCCGACATAAATAATGAGAAGAAAATACTCGGCAGTAATGAAGTTGAATCTGATAATTGCGAAGCAAAACCGAATGAATCCGGTGAATCAGAATCGGATACAAACTTAAACAACGAAATAACCGTTGATAATAGTAAGAATGAAACGAACTTAAAAGAcgacaaacaaaaaatagataGTAATAACGAGAAAAATGAAGAACGAAAAATCGATAAAAACACGAACAGCCCGTTGCAACTAAATTTTCAAGTAGAAGCTCCTCAGGCTTTAACCACTTTCCACGAAGAGCTAAACAGTATTTTTACTTACTACAGAACGTCACAAAAAGATTTCTGGGAAAAATACgaacagaaagaaaaagaaaacattcgaTGCATGAAAAAATGCGTGGATCTGTTGTATAAAGTTTGCAGACTAAAATTAAGTCAGAAAATATAA
- the LOC130656963 gene encoding apocarotenoid-15,15'-oxygenase-like isoform X2: MICKLSIADGSVHFCSKFIKSKHRIEEADKHEFIYSGQMGTRDTRMIKDTFDTVTGMVTGNLPSLTFRNPSNTNSFYWGGKILSLYETHLPHCLDPYSLETLGLDNLNGSLSLGNAGVHFRIDPVTMNLVLFSLKPGVMKRRPTLQVFEFDRKWSLMKKMEMHIPDLNYAHDFLLFPSYYLFHITPFTDVGKWTAFQILSGWTSPGESMRYYPDKPSRFVVIPRDAKSEKEVICFDTDPCHIFHFGTAEEINEELKFNCVCLDEKFNMTFAKGVWLSNTDVSPGLTFNYTLNLSTRKSSRTQIDSASAEFPSSHPYRNGQTGTKFIYLMANDRNEMIPYRDLVKLDTKSIKKSVWNSDGVIGEPVFAPRHGYAASKQGAEDDGYVLVQLYHPDTHKTDFCILDARCVEKGPVARIKLKHHVPYGFHGTFTPEVFLYERTAKLIKSKL, encoded by the exons ATGATATGCAAGCTTAGCATAGCTGATGGATCAGTGCATTTCTGTTCCAAATTTATAAAGTCTAAGCATCGCATTGAAGAAGCAGACAAACATGAATTCATATATTCTGGACAGATGGGCACGCGTGATACCAGAATGATAAAAGACACATTTGACACTGTTACTGGCATGGTGACTGGAAATTTGCCAAGTCTCACATTTCGTAATCCGTCCAACACGAATTCATTTTATTGGGGTGGAAAG ATCCTTTCGCTTTATGAAACACATCTGCCGCACTGTTTGGATCCATACTCACTAGAAACGCTAGGTTTGGACAACTTAAATGGGAGCCTGTCATTGGGGAATGCTGGCGTTCATTTTCGTATCGATCCAGTTACGATG AATTTAGTTTTGTTTAGTTTAAAGCCCGGCGTCATGAAACGACGGCCGACGTTACAAGTGTTTGAATTCGATCGGAAATGGAGCCTGATGAAGAAAATGGAGATGCACATCCCCGATTTAAATTATGCGCATGATTTTTTGCTTTTCCCGAGCTACTATCTCTTCCACATCACCCCGTTCACCGATGTCGGGAAATGGACTGCTTTTCAAATCCTTTCCGGTTGGACGTCTCCAGGAGAAAGCATGCGGTACTATCCCGATAAGCCTTCCCGGTTTGTTGTTATCCCTCGAGATGCGAAGAGTGAGAAGGAGGTGATTTGTTTTGACACAGACCCGTGTCAT ATTTTTCATTTTGGCACTGCGGAGGAGATCAACGAAGAGTTAAAATTTAACTGCGTGTGTTTGGACGAGAAGTTTAACATGACATTCGCGAAGGGCGTGTGGTTGTCCAATACAGATGTCAGCCCTGGGTTGACTTTTAATTATACCTTGAATTTATCTACCAGGAAGTCCAGTCGGACACAAATTGACAGTGCTTCTGCGGAGTTCCCTTCAAGTCATCCATACAGGAATGGTCAGACCGGCACAAAGTTTATATACTTGATGGCAAATGATCGGAATGAGATGATACCGTATCGAGACCTTGTAAAG CTGGACACAAAATCgataaaaaaaagtgtttggAACTCCGACGGTGTCATAGGTGAACCTGTCTTCGCGCCTCGTCATGGTTACGCCGCGTCGAAACAAGGTGCTGAGGATGATGGGTACGTATTAGTGCAGCTGTATCATCCAGACACGCACAAGACTGATTTTTGTATACTAGACGCACGGTGCGTGGAAAAAGGACCGGTAGCGCGCATCAAACTAAAACATCATGTGCCGTATGGATTTCATGGGACGTTCACACCAGAGGTATTTTTATACGAACGAACAGCAAAGTTAatcaaatcaaaattataa
- the LOC130656965 gene encoding inositol-pentakisphosphate 2-kinase-like, with protein sequence MLDVEELEWLYHAEGNSNILVKNAKCHKVLRARKINLEGTESNNSEENGKIRNVFSVNDEENFIKNIISPLFGSSLVYITDIQTIPCSSKNFLKELNRKINSLRPIGRKHKVIDVNCSHVQLMPDLTFLSECPKSSCVSVELKPKWGLLPSSDKICEAHAIKQGICRFCMHQELKLSTGKIGEKSQYCPLDLFGNCTCRMRSALRALFQHPQNNICLHVNGENVTMTFFDKNKVDDLKIDSSCELIEILVSILTTDSFKADNNSEEVLFKSSNNEAKTYQNCKGERSHINCKQMGNWGILNILKSLQSVDDLGIEEIYKRYQFYLQNGNLQNIEDFMDFNSNLWTQTVCNILSGKNVSQSNDLDFDSFCRFLISTTLKDCSIIITLACVNKDTIIDSMSKFFYVPNQCWYAYRIKLVDLEPRCIDNIPYYYNIDNKIMSFYLNKINA encoded by the coding sequence ATGTTGGATGTTGAAGAGTTGGAATGGCTTTATCATGCAGAAGGAAACTCTAATATTCTAGTAAAAAACGCAAAATGTCACAAAGTCTTGCGAGCAAGAAAAATCAACTTGGAGGGGACTGAAAGTAATAACTCTGAGGAGAATGGCAAAATTAGAAATGTGTTTTCAGTCAACGACGAagaaaatttcattaaaaatattatttctccaCTTTTTGGAAGTTCTCTTGTGTACATCACTGACATTCAAACTATTCCTTGCAGTAGTAAAAACTTTCTAAAGGAGCTCAATAGAAAGATTAATTCTCTTCGTCCTATAGGAAGAAAACACAAGGTTATCGATGTTAACTGTTCTCATGTTCAACTAATGCCTGATCTAACATTCCTTTCAGAATGCCCAAAATCTTCTTGTGTGTCTGTTGAATTAAAACCCAAATGGGGCCTGCTCCCTTCCTCTGACAAAATCTGTGAGGCTCATGCAATTAAACAAGGGATATGtcgtttttgtatgcatcaagAGTTAAAGCTGAGCACTGGAAAGATTGGTGAGAAAAGTCAATATTGTCCACTAGATTTATTTGGTAACTGCACATGTCGTATGAGAAGTGCATTACGTGCATTATTTCAACATCCACAAAATAATATATGTCTTCATGTGAATGGGGAAAATGTTACTATGACtttctttgataaaaataaagtggatgatttaaaaattgattcttcaTGTGAGCTTATAGAAATATTGGTCAGCATACTTACAACAGATTCATTTAAAGCTGATAATAATAGTGAAGAAGTATTATTTAAAAGTAGTAATAATGAAGCTAAAACTTATCAAAATTGTAAAGGTGAAAGAAGTCACATTAATTGCAAACAAATGGGGAATTGGGGGATCTTGAACATTTTAAAGTCGTTGCAATCAGTAGATGATCTTGGAATTGAAGAAATATACAAACGGTACCAGTTCTATTTACAAAATGGTAACCTTCAAAACATTGAAGATTTTATGGACTTTAATTCAAATTTATGGACTCAAACTGTTTGCAATATTTTATCTGGAAAAAATGTGTCACAAAGTAATGATTTGGATTTTGACAGCTTTTGTCggtttttaatttcaacaacTTTGAAAGATTGTAGCATTATCATCACTCTTGCATGTGTTAACAAGGACACAATCATTGATTCAAtgagtaaatttttttatgtcccAAATCAATGTTGGTACGCCTACAGAATTAAATTAGTTGACCTTGAACCACGTTGCATTGATAACATACCATATTATTACAACATTGATAACAAAATAATGTCTTTTTATCTCAACAAAATCAATGCATAG